A region from the Lycium barbarum isolate Lr01 chromosome 8, ASM1917538v2, whole genome shotgun sequence genome encodes:
- the LOC132605263 gene encoding basic leucine zipper 23-like isoform X4 → MWQIRGFLLFGAYKGLSFFWISIMDGGDLEFSNQEMLSSSSFGEIPECSSVKKLFNEILPDMHACIHTHTCNPPGPDNSHTHTCYHVHTKVVPPPAPCENDKILSDDTTAESNRGKRKRPLSNKEAVCRYREKNKARIASLEDGLVRLGAINQQLLKRLQGQAALEAGISRLKCLLVDIRGRIEGEIGSFPYQKPMEIGNFNQNLVNPNLHGAYVMNPCNLQRDDQVYNCLQPGSEELTDQGVNSCGFGLKEVPGCALGYGTPTASVSHGNKRTVV, encoded by the exons ATGTGGCAAATTCGGGGTTTTCTTCTTTTTGGTGCATACAAG GGTCTTAGTTTCTTTTGGATTTCTATAATGGACGGTGGGGACCTCGAATTCTCTAACCAAGAAATGTTGTCAAGTTCTAGTTTTGGTGAAATTCCAGAATGTAGTTCGGTGAAGAAGCTTTTCAATGAAATTCTCCCGGACATGCATGCTTGTATTCATACGCACACTTGCAATCCACCTGGTCCTGATAACTCACATACACACACTTGTTACCATGTTCATACCAAGGTTGTTCCTCCCCCTGCCCCATGTGAGAATGATAAGATCCTCAGTGACGACACTACTGCAGAGTCTAATAGAGGAAAGAGAAAACGCCCTTTGAGTAATAAGGAAGCAGTTTGTAGGTACCGTGAGAAAAATAAGGCTCGGATTGCATCATTAGAGGATGGGTTAGTCAGGTTAGGAGCTATAAATCAGCAACTGTTGAAGAGGCTGCAGGGTCAAGCTGCCTTGGAAGCTGGGATTTCCAGGCTCAAGTGCTTGCTCGTGGACATCCGAGGAAGAATTGAAGGTGAAATTGGATCATTTCCGTACCAGAAGCCAATGGAAATTGGGAACTTTAATCAGAATCTTGTTAATCCTAACCTCCATGGAGCTTATGTGATGAACCCTTGCAACCTACAACGTGATGATCAGGTTTATAATTGCCTCCAACCGGGTTCAGAAGAGCTAACTGATCAAGGCGTTAATAGTTGTGGATTTGGACTTAAGGAGGTTCCTGGATGTGCATTGGGGTATGGTACTCCTACTGCCAGCGTTTCTCATGGGAATAAAAGAACAG
- the LOC132605263 gene encoding basic leucine zipper 23-like isoform X3 — protein MWQIRGFLLFGAYKGLSFFWISIMDGGDLEFSNQEMLSSSSFGEIPECSSVKKLFNEILPDMHACIHTHTCNPPGPDNSHTHTCYHVHTKVVPPPAPCENDKILSDDTTAESNRGKRKRPLSNKEAVCRYREKNKARIASLEDGLVRLGAINQQLLKRLQGQAALEAGISRLKCLLVDIRGRIEGEIGSFPYQKPMEIGNFNQNLVNPNLHGAYVMNPCNLQRDDQVYNCLQPGSEELTDQGVNSCGFGLKEVPGCALGYGTPTASVSHGNKRTGGKSAAMASW, from the exons ATGTGGCAAATTCGGGGTTTTCTTCTTTTTGGTGCATACAAG GGTCTTAGTTTCTTTTGGATTTCTATAATGGACGGTGGGGACCTCGAATTCTCTAACCAAGAAATGTTGTCAAGTTCTAGTTTTGGTGAAATTCCAGAATGTAGTTCGGTGAAGAAGCTTTTCAATGAAATTCTCCCGGACATGCATGCTTGTATTCATACGCACACTTGCAATCCACCTGGTCCTGATAACTCACATACACACACTTGTTACCATGTTCATACCAAGGTTGTTCCTCCCCCTGCCCCATGTGAGAATGATAAGATCCTCAGTGACGACACTACTGCAGAGTCTAATAGAGGAAAGAGAAAACGCCCTTTGAGTAATAAGGAAGCAGTTTGTAGGTACCGTGAGAAAAATAAGGCTCGGATTGCATCATTAGAGGATGGGTTAGTCAGGTTAGGAGCTATAAATCAGCAACTGTTGAAGAGGCTGCAGGGTCAAGCTGCCTTGGAAGCTGGGATTTCCAGGCTCAAGTGCTTGCTCGTGGACATCCGAGGAAGAATTGAAGGTGAAATTGGATCATTTCCGTACCAGAAGCCAATGGAAATTGGGAACTTTAATCAGAATCTTGTTAATCCTAACCTCCATGGAGCTTATGTGATGAACCCTTGCAACCTACAACGTGATGATCAGGTTTATAATTGCCTCCAACCGGGTTCAGAAGAGCTAACTGATCAAGGCGTTAATAGTTGTGGATTTGGACTTAAGGAGGTTCCTGGATGTGCATTGGGGTATGGTACTCCTACTGCCAGCGTTTCTCATGGGAATAAAAGAACAG
- the LOC132605263 gene encoding basic leucine zipper 23-like isoform X1 — protein sequence MWQIRGFLLFGAYKGLSFFWISIMDGGDLEFSNQEMLSSSSFGEIPECSSVKKLFNEILPDMHACIHTHTCNPPGPDNSHTHTCYHVHTKVVPPPAPCENDKILSDDTTAESNRGKRKRPLSNKEAVCRYREKNKARIASLEDGLVRLGAINQQLLKRLQGQAALEAGISRLKCLLVDIRGRIEGEIGSFPYQKPMEIGNFNQNLVNPNLHGAYVMNPCNLQRDDQVYNCLQPGSEELTDQGVNSCGFGLKEVPGCALGYGTPTASVSHGNKRTGEIHIHLHYLFLAYYLKIGLHLNLRNLPPLTTTTTYPV from the exons ATGTGGCAAATTCGGGGTTTTCTTCTTTTTGGTGCATACAAG GGTCTTAGTTTCTTTTGGATTTCTATAATGGACGGTGGGGACCTCGAATTCTCTAACCAAGAAATGTTGTCAAGTTCTAGTTTTGGTGAAATTCCAGAATGTAGTTCGGTGAAGAAGCTTTTCAATGAAATTCTCCCGGACATGCATGCTTGTATTCATACGCACACTTGCAATCCACCTGGTCCTGATAACTCACATACACACACTTGTTACCATGTTCATACCAAGGTTGTTCCTCCCCCTGCCCCATGTGAGAATGATAAGATCCTCAGTGACGACACTACTGCAGAGTCTAATAGAGGAAAGAGAAAACGCCCTTTGAGTAATAAGGAAGCAGTTTGTAGGTACCGTGAGAAAAATAAGGCTCGGATTGCATCATTAGAGGATGGGTTAGTCAGGTTAGGAGCTATAAATCAGCAACTGTTGAAGAGGCTGCAGGGTCAAGCTGCCTTGGAAGCTGGGATTTCCAGGCTCAAGTGCTTGCTCGTGGACATCCGAGGAAGAATTGAAGGTGAAATTGGATCATTTCCGTACCAGAAGCCAATGGAAATTGGGAACTTTAATCAGAATCTTGTTAATCCTAACCTCCATGGAGCTTATGTGATGAACCCTTGCAACCTACAACGTGATGATCAGGTTTATAATTGCCTCCAACCGGGTTCAGAAGAGCTAACTGATCAAGGCGTTAATAGTTGTGGATTTGGACTTAAGGAGGTTCCTGGATGTGCATTGGGGTATGGTACTCCTACTGCCAGCGTTTCTCATGGGAATAAAAGAACAGGTGAAATTCACATTCATTTGCATTACTTATTTTTGGCATATTATCTGAAAATTGGTCTACACCTGAACTTAAGAAACCTTCCTCctcttacaacaacaacaacatacccagtgtaa
- the LOC132605263 gene encoding basic leucine zipper 23-like isoform X2, with product MDGGDLEFSNQEMLSSSSFGEIPECSSVKKLFNEILPDMHACIHTHTCNPPGPDNSHTHTCYHVHTKVVPPPAPCENDKILSDDTTAESNRGKRKRPLSNKEAVCRYREKNKARIASLEDGLVRLGAINQQLLKRLQGQAALEAGISRLKCLLVDIRGRIEGEIGSFPYQKPMEIGNFNQNLVNPNLHGAYVMNPCNLQRDDQVYNCLQPGSEELTDQGVNSCGFGLKEVPGCALGYGTPTASVSHGNKRTGEIHIHLHYLFLAYYLKIGLHLNLRNLPPLTTTTTYPV from the coding sequence ATGGACGGTGGGGACCTCGAATTCTCTAACCAAGAAATGTTGTCAAGTTCTAGTTTTGGTGAAATTCCAGAATGTAGTTCGGTGAAGAAGCTTTTCAATGAAATTCTCCCGGACATGCATGCTTGTATTCATACGCACACTTGCAATCCACCTGGTCCTGATAACTCACATACACACACTTGTTACCATGTTCATACCAAGGTTGTTCCTCCCCCTGCCCCATGTGAGAATGATAAGATCCTCAGTGACGACACTACTGCAGAGTCTAATAGAGGAAAGAGAAAACGCCCTTTGAGTAATAAGGAAGCAGTTTGTAGGTACCGTGAGAAAAATAAGGCTCGGATTGCATCATTAGAGGATGGGTTAGTCAGGTTAGGAGCTATAAATCAGCAACTGTTGAAGAGGCTGCAGGGTCAAGCTGCCTTGGAAGCTGGGATTTCCAGGCTCAAGTGCTTGCTCGTGGACATCCGAGGAAGAATTGAAGGTGAAATTGGATCATTTCCGTACCAGAAGCCAATGGAAATTGGGAACTTTAATCAGAATCTTGTTAATCCTAACCTCCATGGAGCTTATGTGATGAACCCTTGCAACCTACAACGTGATGATCAGGTTTATAATTGCCTCCAACCGGGTTCAGAAGAGCTAACTGATCAAGGCGTTAATAGTTGTGGATTTGGACTTAAGGAGGTTCCTGGATGTGCATTGGGGTATGGTACTCCTACTGCCAGCGTTTCTCATGGGAATAAAAGAACAGGTGAAATTCACATTCATTTGCATTACTTATTTTTGGCATATTATCTGAAAATTGGTCTACACCTGAACTTAAGAAACCTTCCTCctcttacaacaacaacaacatacccagtgtaa